The Tamandua tetradactyla isolate mTamTet1 chromosome 18, mTamTet1.pri, whole genome shotgun sequence genome contains a region encoding:
- the MBD1 gene encoding methyl-CpG-binding domain protein 1 isoform X9 — MAEDWLDCPALGPGWKRREVFRKSGATCGRSDTYYQSPTGDRIRSKVELTRYLGPACDLTLFDFKQGVLCYPAPKPHALAVPSKKRKKPSRPAKTRKHQVELQKVEARKEASKDETKADTDTAPASFPAPGCCENCGVSFSGDSTRRQRLKTLCKDCRAQRIAFNREQRMFKRVGCGECTACQVTEDCGACSTCLLQLPHDVASGLFCKCERRRCLRIVERSRGCGVCRGCQTREDCGRCRICLRPPRPGLRRQWRCVQRRCLRGKHGRRKGGCNPKMATPRRPRVQQLPPPPPSQPQEPTELHPRALVPSPPAEFIYYCVDEDELQPYTNRRQNRKCGTCTACLRRTDCGHCDFCCDKPKFGGSNQKRQKCRWRQCLQFAMKRLLPSVGAGSEDGAESPPPYPRRRRSSPGHRPHLGPTLKSPLAKPTARPSHARAPMKQEAGGGFVLPPPGTDLVFLREGAGSPVPVPGPAPASTEARLQEAQHPGLSWVVTSPQVKQEKADTQEDWTPGTAILTSPELLPGCPSKRVDSVLLPVKQEPPDPEEDKEEENRNDSAFDSAPEEEAGGAGTPVITEIFSLGGTRFRDTAVWLPRSMALKKPGARKQ; from the exons ATGGCTGAGGACTGGCTGGATTGCCCAGCCCTGGGCCCTGGCTGGAAGCGTCGTGAGGTCTTTCGCAAGTCAGGGGCCACCTGTGGGCGTTCAGACACCTATTACCAGAG CCCTACAGGAGATCGGATCCGAAGCAAAGTTGAACTAACACGATACCTGGGCCCTGCTTGTGACCTCACTCTCTTTGACTTCAAACAAGGAGTCCTGTGCTATCCAGCTCCCAAG CCCCATGCCTTGGCTGTCCCCAGCAAGAAGCGGAAGAAGCCTTCGAGGCCAGCCAAAACCCGAAAACATCAGGTTGAACTCCAAAAGGTTGAGGCCAGGAAGGAGGCCTCAAAAGATGAGACCAAGGCTGATACTGACACAGCCCCAGCCTCATTTCCTGCACCTGG GTGCTGTGAGAACTGTGGAGTCAGCTTTTCAGGGGATAGTACCCGGAGGCAGCGACTCAAGACATTATGCAAAGACTGCCGAG CACAGAGAATTGCCTTCAACCGGGAGCAGAGGATGTTTAAG CGTGTGGGCTGCGGGGAGTGCACAGCATGCCAGGTGACTGAGGACTGCGGGGCCTGCTCCACCTGCCTCCTGCAGCTGCCCCATGATGTGGCCTCAGGGCTATTCTGCAAGTGTGAGCGGAGACGCTGCCTCCGGattgtggaaagg AGTCGAGGGTGTGGAGTATGCCGAGGCTGTCAGACCCGAGAAGACTGTGGCCGTTGCCGAATCTGCCTCCGTCCACCCCGCCCAGGTCTCAGACGCCAGTGGAGATGCGTCCAGCGGCGCTGCTTGCGG GGCAAACATGGCCGCCGCAAGGGAGGCTGCAACCCCAAGATGGCTACCCCACGGCGACCCCGAGTTCAGCAGTTGCCTCCACCACCCCCATCACAGCCCCAAGAGCCCACAGAGCTG CATCCCAGAGCCCTGGTCCCCTCGCCACCCGCCGAATTCATCTATTACTGTGTAGACGAGGATGAGCTA cAGCCTTACACAAACCGGAGGCAGAATCGCAAATGCGGGACCTGCACAGCTTGCCTACGGCGGACAGACTGTGGCCACTGCGACTTCTGCTGTGACAAGCCCAAATTTGGGGGTAGTAACCAGAAGCGCCAGAAGTGCCGTTGGCGCCAATGCCTGCAATTTGCCATG AAGCGGCTGCTGCCCAGTGTCGGGGCAGGGTCTGAGGATGGGGCAGAGTCGCCCCCACCCTACCCTCGTCGCAGGAGATCCAGCCCTGGCCACAGGCCCCATTTGGGCCCCACCCTTAAGTCCCCCTTGGCCAAGCCCACAGCTCGACCAAGCCATGCCCGGGCTCCAATGAAGCAGGAAGCAGGTGGTGGCTTCGTGTTGCCCCCACCTGGCACCGACCTTGTGTTCTTACGGGAGGGTGCGGGCAGTCCTGTGCCAgtgcctggccctgccccagcttCCACAGAAGCCCGACTGCAG GAAGCCCAGCATCCTGGCCTGAGTTGGGTTGTGACCTCACCCCAGGTGAAGCAAGAGAAGGCAGATACCCAGGAAGATTGGACACCAGGCACAGCCATCTTGACttctcctgaattgctgcctggCTGCCCCAGCAAG AGAGTAGATTCAGTCCTGCTACCTGTGAAGCAGGAGCCACCTGACCCTGAGGAAGACAAAGAGGAAGAGAACAGGAATGATTCTGCCTTTGACTCGGCCCcagaggaggaggcaggaggggcCGGCACACCCGTG ATCACGGAGATATTCAGCCTGGGTGGAACCCGCTTCCGGGATACAGCAGTCTGGTTGCCAAG GTCCATGGCCCTTAAAAAACCTGGAGCTAGAAAGCAGTAG
- the MBD1 gene encoding methyl-CpG-binding domain protein 1 isoform X7, producing MAEDWLDCPALGPGWKRREVFRKSGATCGRSDTYYQSPTGDRIRSKVELTRYLGPACDLTLFDFKQGVLCYPAPKPHALAVPSKKRKKPSRPAKTRKHQVELQKVEARKEASKDETKADTDTAPASFPAPGCCENCGVSFSGDSTRRQRLKTLCKDCRAQRIAFNREQRMFKRVGCGECTACQVTEDCGACSTCLLQLPHDVASGLFCKCERRRCLRIVERSRGCGVCRGCQTREDCGRCRICLRPPRPGLRRQWRCVQRRCLRGKHGRRKGGCNPKMATPRRPRVQQLPPPPPSQPQEPTELHPRALVPSPPAEFIYYCVDEDELQPYTNRRQNRKCGTCTACLRRTDCGHCDFCCDKPKFGGSNQKRQKCRWRQCLQFAMKRLLPSVGAGSEDGAESPPPYPRRRRSSPGHRPHLGPTLKSPLAKPTARPSHARAPMKQEAGGGFVLPPPGTDLVFLREGAGSPVPVPGPAPASTEARLQEAQHPGLSWVVTSPQVKQEKADTQEDWTPGTAILTSPELLPGCPSKRVDSVLLPVKQEPPDPEEDKEEENRNDSAFDSAPEEEAGGAGTPVITEIFSLGGTRFRDTAVWLPRLRKLLAVKENEYFTELQLKEEA from the exons ATGGCTGAGGACTGGCTGGATTGCCCAGCCCTGGGCCCTGGCTGGAAGCGTCGTGAGGTCTTTCGCAAGTCAGGGGCCACCTGTGGGCGTTCAGACACCTATTACCAGAG CCCTACAGGAGATCGGATCCGAAGCAAAGTTGAACTAACACGATACCTGGGCCCTGCTTGTGACCTCACTCTCTTTGACTTCAAACAAGGAGTCCTGTGCTATCCAGCTCCCAAG CCCCATGCCTTGGCTGTCCCCAGCAAGAAGCGGAAGAAGCCTTCGAGGCCAGCCAAAACCCGAAAACATCAGGTTGAACTCCAAAAGGTTGAGGCCAGGAAGGAGGCCTCAAAAGATGAGACCAAGGCTGATACTGACACAGCCCCAGCCTCATTTCCTGCACCTGG GTGCTGTGAGAACTGTGGAGTCAGCTTTTCAGGGGATAGTACCCGGAGGCAGCGACTCAAGACATTATGCAAAGACTGCCGAG CACAGAGAATTGCCTTCAACCGGGAGCAGAGGATGTTTAAG CGTGTGGGCTGCGGGGAGTGCACAGCATGCCAGGTGACTGAGGACTGCGGGGCCTGCTCCACCTGCCTCCTGCAGCTGCCCCATGATGTGGCCTCAGGGCTATTCTGCAAGTGTGAGCGGAGACGCTGCCTCCGGattgtggaaagg AGTCGAGGGTGTGGAGTATGCCGAGGCTGTCAGACCCGAGAAGACTGTGGCCGTTGCCGAATCTGCCTCCGTCCACCCCGCCCAGGTCTCAGACGCCAGTGGAGATGCGTCCAGCGGCGCTGCTTGCGG GGCAAACATGGCCGCCGCAAGGGAGGCTGCAACCCCAAGATGGCTACCCCACGGCGACCCCGAGTTCAGCAGTTGCCTCCACCACCCCCATCACAGCCCCAAGAGCCCACAGAGCTG CATCCCAGAGCCCTGGTCCCCTCGCCACCCGCCGAATTCATCTATTACTGTGTAGACGAGGATGAGCTA cAGCCTTACACAAACCGGAGGCAGAATCGCAAATGCGGGACCTGCACAGCTTGCCTACGGCGGACAGACTGTGGCCACTGCGACTTCTGCTGTGACAAGCCCAAATTTGGGGGTAGTAACCAGAAGCGCCAGAAGTGCCGTTGGCGCCAATGCCTGCAATTTGCCATG AAGCGGCTGCTGCCCAGTGTCGGGGCAGGGTCTGAGGATGGGGCAGAGTCGCCCCCACCCTACCCTCGTCGCAGGAGATCCAGCCCTGGCCACAGGCCCCATTTGGGCCCCACCCTTAAGTCCCCCTTGGCCAAGCCCACAGCTCGACCAAGCCATGCCCGGGCTCCAATGAAGCAGGAAGCAGGTGGTGGCTTCGTGTTGCCCCCACCTGGCACCGACCTTGTGTTCTTACGGGAGGGTGCGGGCAGTCCTGTGCCAgtgcctggccctgccccagcttCCACAGAAGCCCGACTGCAG GAAGCCCAGCATCCTGGCCTGAGTTGGGTTGTGACCTCACCCCAGGTGAAGCAAGAGAAGGCAGATACCCAGGAAGATTGGACACCAGGCACAGCCATCTTGACttctcctgaattgctgcctggCTGCCCCAGCAAG AGAGTAGATTCAGTCCTGCTACCTGTGAAGCAGGAGCCACCTGACCCTGAGGAAGACAAAGAGGAAGAGAACAGGAATGATTCTGCCTTTGACTCGGCCCcagaggaggaggcaggaggggcCGGCACACCCGTG ATCACGGAGATATTCAGCCTGGGTGGAACCCGCTTCCGGGATACAGCAGTCTGGTTGCCAAG gcTTCGTAAGCTTTTAGCTGTAAAAGAAAATGAGTATTTTACCGAACTGCAATTGAAAGAAGAAgcatag
- the MBD1 gene encoding methyl-CpG-binding domain protein 1 isoform X5 gives MAEDWLDCPALGPGWKRREVFRKSGATCGRSDTYYQSPTGDRIRSKVELTRYLGPACDLTLFDFKQGVLCYPAPKPHALAVPSKKRKKPSRPAKTRKHQVELQKVEARKEASKDETKADTDTAPASFPAPGCCENCGVSFSGDSTRRQRLKTLCKDCRAQRIAFNREQRMFKRVGCGECTACQVTEDCGACSTCLLQLPHDVASGLFCKCERRRCLRIVERSRGCGVCRGCQTREDCGRCRICLRPPRPGLRRQWRCVQRRCLRGKHGRRKGGCNPKMATPRRPRVQQLPPPPPSQPQEPTELHPRALVPSPPAEFIYYCVDEDELPYTNRRQNRKCGTCTACLRRTDCGHCDFCCDKPKFGGSNQKRQKCRWRQCLQFAMKRLLPSVGAGSEDGAESPPPYPRRRRSSPGHRPHLGPTLKSPLAKPTARPSHARAPMKQEAGGGFVLPPPGTDLVFLREGAGSPVPVPGPAPASTEARLQEAQHPGLSWVVTSPQVKQEKADTQEDWTPGTAILTSPELLPGCPSKRVDSVLLPVKQEPPDPEEDKEEENRNDSAFDSAPEEEAGGAGTPVITEIFSLGGTRFRDTAVWLPRAGIREGKMDVKCGRARTYWSPRARTGTHEDGLLEPISVSHHLQLR, from the exons ATGGCTGAGGACTGGCTGGATTGCCCAGCCCTGGGCCCTGGCTGGAAGCGTCGTGAGGTCTTTCGCAAGTCAGGGGCCACCTGTGGGCGTTCAGACACCTATTACCAGAG CCCTACAGGAGATCGGATCCGAAGCAAAGTTGAACTAACACGATACCTGGGCCCTGCTTGTGACCTCACTCTCTTTGACTTCAAACAAGGAGTCCTGTGCTATCCAGCTCCCAAG CCCCATGCCTTGGCTGTCCCCAGCAAGAAGCGGAAGAAGCCTTCGAGGCCAGCCAAAACCCGAAAACATCAGGTTGAACTCCAAAAGGTTGAGGCCAGGAAGGAGGCCTCAAAAGATGAGACCAAGGCTGATACTGACACAGCCCCAGCCTCATTTCCTGCACCTGG GTGCTGTGAGAACTGTGGAGTCAGCTTTTCAGGGGATAGTACCCGGAGGCAGCGACTCAAGACATTATGCAAAGACTGCCGAG CACAGAGAATTGCCTTCAACCGGGAGCAGAGGATGTTTAAG CGTGTGGGCTGCGGGGAGTGCACAGCATGCCAGGTGACTGAGGACTGCGGGGCCTGCTCCACCTGCCTCCTGCAGCTGCCCCATGATGTGGCCTCAGGGCTATTCTGCAAGTGTGAGCGGAGACGCTGCCTCCGGattgtggaaagg AGTCGAGGGTGTGGAGTATGCCGAGGCTGTCAGACCCGAGAAGACTGTGGCCGTTGCCGAATCTGCCTCCGTCCACCCCGCCCAGGTCTCAGACGCCAGTGGAGATGCGTCCAGCGGCGCTGCTTGCGG GGCAAACATGGCCGCCGCAAGGGAGGCTGCAACCCCAAGATGGCTACCCCACGGCGACCCCGAGTTCAGCAGTTGCCTCCACCACCCCCATCACAGCCCCAAGAGCCCACAGAGCTG CATCCCAGAGCCCTGGTCCCCTCGCCACCCGCCGAATTCATCTATTACTGTGTAGACGAGGATGAGCTA CCTTACACAAACCGGAGGCAGAATCGCAAATGCGGGACCTGCACAGCTTGCCTACGGCGGACAGACTGTGGCCACTGCGACTTCTGCTGTGACAAGCCCAAATTTGGGGGTAGTAACCAGAAGCGCCAGAAGTGCCGTTGGCGCCAATGCCTGCAATTTGCCATG AAGCGGCTGCTGCCCAGTGTCGGGGCAGGGTCTGAGGATGGGGCAGAGTCGCCCCCACCCTACCCTCGTCGCAGGAGATCCAGCCCTGGCCACAGGCCCCATTTGGGCCCCACCCTTAAGTCCCCCTTGGCCAAGCCCACAGCTCGACCAAGCCATGCCCGGGCTCCAATGAAGCAGGAAGCAGGTGGTGGCTTCGTGTTGCCCCCACCTGGCACCGACCTTGTGTTCTTACGGGAGGGTGCGGGCAGTCCTGTGCCAgtgcctggccctgccccagcttCCACAGAAGCCCGACTGCAG GAAGCCCAGCATCCTGGCCTGAGTTGGGTTGTGACCTCACCCCAGGTGAAGCAAGAGAAGGCAGATACCCAGGAAGATTGGACACCAGGCACAGCCATCTTGACttctcctgaattgctgcctggCTGCCCCAGCAAG AGAGTAGATTCAGTCCTGCTACCTGTGAAGCAGGAGCCACCTGACCCTGAGGAAGACAAAGAGGAAGAGAACAGGAATGATTCTGCCTTTGACTCGGCCCcagaggaggaggcaggaggggcCGGCACACCCGTG ATCACGGAGATATTCAGCCTGGGTGGAACCCGCTTCCGGGATACAGCAGTCTGGTTGCCAAG GGCAGGCATTCGGGAAGGGAAGATGGATGTAAAGTGTGGGAGAGCAAGGACATACTGGAGCCCACGAGCACGAACTGGAACCCACGAGGATGGTCTCCTGGAACCCATATCAGTCTCTCACCACCTCCAACTTCGATAA